Proteins encoded together in one Planctomyces sp. SH-PL14 window:
- a CDS encoding phage portal protein → MGFGLIDALLAPFRGRRPKAETSPPPVRSQIRQLPPSVMAAIEAARARDDLWQLADFKDADATLSPTVRRALRAIARYELQNNDMVFRVVETYADDLVGEDGPTLQLDSGDPTVDRMIEADWADYWRAQNLSAKLRTAVVAESGGDGEACAEIRFTETWPIPVALESDRLASPQWGAWIKSDYIDGVHIDTHTNEPVAYDVLLAHPGTQYLDKIGLQLKADTIPAPLFLHAFRERRAEQHRGFPRIASAVINAGHGRKYFEGTCTREANRSSFWILLQSQAGGGGDEDQGNDEDWWQDIKLPGKTGLGMILPEGMEPVSLKDDASPSQPTEIHKIVAGKVAGCFKMPLSRALGYDTGGGYSGVRDQLTPYHNGIQADRSQVWAPLWMSKLYAVWLLVFKARHPEIDWTKVRPDRHEWLWPGEKLVVDPSRESAAQETRLGIGEETRESLTECPDLDARDARAAAHFGVTVEEYRRAIFNRVFGPQQAKVPANDTLPV, encoded by the coding sequence ATGGGATTCGGACTGATTGACGCACTCCTGGCACCGTTTCGGGGACGCCGGCCGAAGGCTGAAACGTCGCCTCCTCCGGTCCGGTCGCAGATCCGCCAGCTACCGCCGTCCGTGATGGCGGCGATCGAGGCGGCCCGCGCGCGGGATGATCTCTGGCAGCTGGCCGACTTCAAGGACGCGGACGCTACCCTCTCCCCAACGGTCCGCCGGGCCCTGCGGGCGATTGCACGCTATGAGCTCCAGAACAACGACATGGTGTTCCGCGTCGTCGAGACCTATGCCGACGATCTGGTGGGGGAGGATGGCCCAACGCTGCAGCTGGACAGCGGTGACCCGACCGTTGACCGCATGATCGAGGCGGACTGGGCGGACTATTGGAGAGCGCAGAACCTCTCCGCCAAGCTGCGCACAGCTGTGGTCGCGGAGTCGGGTGGCGACGGCGAGGCCTGCGCGGAGATTCGGTTTACGGAGACGTGGCCAATCCCTGTCGCCCTGGAGTCGGACCGCCTGGCGTCGCCGCAGTGGGGGGCGTGGATCAAGTCGGATTACATCGACGGGGTCCACATCGACACGCACACAAACGAGCCGGTCGCCTACGACGTCCTCCTGGCCCACCCGGGAACGCAGTACCTGGACAAGATCGGGCTGCAGCTGAAGGCCGACACGATCCCCGCGCCGCTGTTCCTGCATGCGTTCCGCGAACGCCGAGCGGAGCAGCACCGCGGTTTCCCTCGCATCGCCTCCGCAGTCATCAACGCTGGCCACGGTCGCAAGTACTTCGAAGGAACATGCACCCGCGAGGCGAACCGCTCGTCGTTCTGGATCCTGCTGCAGTCGCAGGCCGGCGGCGGGGGCGACGAGGATCAGGGGAACGATGAGGACTGGTGGCAGGACATCAAGCTCCCGGGCAAGACTGGCCTGGGGATGATCCTCCCGGAGGGAATGGAACCGGTCTCGCTGAAGGACGACGCGTCGCCGTCTCAGCCCACCGAGATCCACAAGATTGTCGCCGGGAAGGTCGCGGGCTGCTTCAAGATGCCGCTCTCCCGGGCCCTGGGATACGACACCGGCGGGGGCTACTCCGGGGTTCGCGATCAGCTGACGCCGTATCACAACGGGATCCAGGCCGATAGGTCTCAGGTTTGGGCGCCGCTGTGGATGTCGAAGCTCTATGCGGTCTGGCTGCTCGTCTTCAAGGCCCGGCATCCGGAGATCGACTGGACGAAGGTTCGACCGGACCGCCACGAATGGCTCTGGCCGGGTGAAAAGCTCGTCGTCGACCCGTCGCGCGAATCAGCCGCTCAAGAGACGCGGCTCGGGATCGGCGAAGAGACCCGGGAATCCCTCACGGAATGCCCGGATCTGGACGCCCGTGACGCCCGCGCGGCGGCTCACTTCGGTGTCACCGTCGAGGAGTATCGGCGAGCGATCTTCAACCGGGTTTTCGGTCCGCAGCAGGCGAAAGTGCCCGCGAACGACACGTTGCCGGTGTGA
- a CDS encoding ATP-binding protein translates to MKPSAADLLNQLNETDEHRRVEAKSSLTELGDAVLETICAYSNEPGLQGGFLMLGVAQSPSTLFPTYDVCDLEDPDATQSILATRCRTEFNVTIRPQIAVEIVRNKRVVVAYVPEVSANEKPVFIKKLGLHKGAYRRIGPTDQLCTEDDFCNLFQSRKPETFDQQVVNATVEADLDPEAIQRVREAVQKNEPDAECVALPDPEFLVAMGAAKVVESKTQATLSGLMVCGKRDAIRRCMPMVRVDYIRTASTRWMENPDALTECTSFASRLPDVISRVHAAILADLPVQHSLEDGAVERTETRAIPSRVVREAVVNAVMHRDYRTPGPVQVIRYPNRLEIRNPGFSLKSDDQFSMPGSMPRNPAISSLLHDLRLAETRGMGLGIMTQAMNSIGMYAPFFDSDRSSNMFSAFFVFHRVHSPESDCWIKSLGISFPLTEHDKQALVFAREMGGINMGAYRSISGLDSLQSSRRLRLLRDAGILRLKGQTRKYYVLEEKVGSSDGKVGSSTPKSGEFAPKVGSSNGVTEDDFSEVPDVVWQKIGKLGGRASASRMQRAILELCAWRPLMPAEIAKYLDRTSVKRLVASYITPMVESGLLERTIPDILNHPAQRYRPTTQGLFDIL, encoded by the coding sequence ATGAAACCTTCAGCGGCAGACTTGTTGAATCAACTCAATGAGACAGATGAGCATCGGCGGGTAGAGGCGAAGTCTTCGCTGACGGAACTTGGGGACGCCGTCCTGGAAACGATCTGCGCGTATTCGAACGAGCCTGGTTTGCAGGGTGGGTTTCTTATGTTGGGAGTGGCCCAGTCCCCCTCAACGCTGTTTCCAACCTACGACGTGTGTGACCTCGAAGATCCAGACGCAACGCAGTCAATTCTCGCAACCCGGTGCCGGACTGAGTTCAACGTCACCATCCGCCCGCAGATCGCCGTCGAGATTGTTCGGAACAAGAGAGTCGTCGTCGCGTACGTCCCAGAGGTGTCCGCGAACGAGAAGCCCGTTTTCATCAAGAAACTTGGACTTCATAAAGGCGCGTACCGGCGAATCGGCCCAACAGACCAACTCTGCACCGAAGACGACTTCTGCAACCTCTTCCAATCCAGAAAGCCGGAAACATTCGATCAACAGGTCGTTAACGCGACTGTCGAAGCTGATCTAGACCCCGAAGCCATCCAGCGAGTGCGAGAGGCCGTCCAGAAGAACGAACCAGATGCGGAATGTGTCGCACTTCCTGATCCGGAGTTTCTGGTGGCCATGGGAGCGGCGAAGGTCGTGGAGTCCAAGACCCAAGCGACGCTGTCGGGCCTCATGGTCTGCGGGAAGCGCGACGCCATTCGCCGTTGCATGCCGATGGTTCGGGTTGATTACATCCGGACGGCTTCGACGCGATGGATGGAGAATCCCGATGCCCTCACAGAGTGCACCAGTTTTGCAAGTCGCCTACCGGACGTAATCTCGCGCGTGCACGCCGCAATCCTCGCCGACCTTCCCGTGCAGCACTCTCTCGAAGATGGAGCTGTGGAACGAACAGAGACTCGAGCGATTCCGTCGCGGGTTGTCCGCGAAGCTGTAGTAAACGCTGTCATGCATCGAGACTACCGGACTCCCGGGCCGGTTCAGGTCATTCGCTATCCGAACCGCCTGGAAATCAGGAACCCCGGATTCTCTCTGAAATCCGACGACCAGTTCTCGATGCCGGGCTCAATGCCGCGGAACCCGGCGATCTCATCCCTTTTGCACGACCTACGACTGGCTGAAACTCGGGGGATGGGATTGGGAATCATGACGCAGGCTATGAACAGCATCGGGATGTACGCGCCATTCTTCGATTCTGATCGTTCCTCCAACATGTTCTCCGCTTTCTTCGTCTTCCATCGGGTTCACTCTCCAGAGAGCGACTGTTGGATCAAGAGTCTCGGCATTAGCTTCCCACTAACCGAACATGATAAGCAGGCGCTTGTTTTCGCGCGCGAGATGGGCGGGATCAACATGGGGGCTTACAGATCCATCAGCGGTCTCGACTCGCTGCAGTCCAGCCGCCGATTGAGGCTCCTCCGCGACGCCGGGATTCTGCGACTCAAGGGCCAGACCCGAAAATACTACGTGCTTGAGGAGAAAGTGGGGAGTTCCGACGGAAAAGTGGGGAGTTCCACGCCCAAAAGTGGGGAGTTCGCCCCAAAAGTGGGGAGTTCAAATGGGGTAACAGAGGATGACTTTTCCGAGGTGCCGGACGTCGTTTGGCAGAAAATCGGTAAGCTCGGAGGGCGAGCATCCGCCAGTCGAATGCAGAGGGCAATCCTCGAATTGTGCGCCTGGCGCCCTCTAATGCCAGCAGAGATAGCTAAGTATCTCGACCGGACATCGGTTAAGCGATTAGTTGCGAGTTACATTACGCCGATGGTGGAGTCTGGTCTTCTCGAAAGAACCATACCGGACATCCTGAATCACCCCGCACAGCGATATCGGCCCACGACGCAAGGGCTTTTCGACATTCTCTGA
- a CDS encoding DUF2190 family protein translates to MPQAFFHQGTPLMVDHTPGGAVAAGDVVVTADSVRIAHLPIAAGDLGALAAGGGVYMVAGDAAIAADKVVYWNDSANKVTEDSSAGKVFGITVTACSGDAALFAVRHIPTADKGMSGRVVARTADFTLTAADSGSIQTSVGATGTITASLPPATVGLEFKFRVGAAQQFRLDPNGTEVIALPSTGVAGAAGKYLVADADGETVYLVCTKAGQWSVFGFTGTWTAEA, encoded by the coding sequence ATGCCTCAAGCATTCTTCCACCAGGGCACGCCGCTCATGGTCGACCACACTCCCGGCGGAGCGGTGGCGGCTGGCGACGTTGTCGTCACGGCGGATTCGGTCCGCATCGCCCACCTCCCCATCGCCGCCGGTGACCTCGGGGCCCTGGCCGCGGGTGGCGGGGTCTACATGGTCGCCGGTGACGCGGCGATCGCGGCCGACAAGGTCGTTTATTGGAACGACTCCGCGAACAAGGTCACCGAGGATTCGAGCGCCGGCAAGGTGTTCGGGATCACGGTCACGGCCTGCTCCGGGGACGCTGCTCTCTTTGCGGTCCGGCACATCCCGACCGCCGACAAGGGCATGTCCGGCCGCGTGGTCGCTCGTACCGCCGACTTCACCCTCACCGCGGCGGACTCTGGCTCCATCCAGACGTCCGTCGGAGCGACGGGAACGATCACGGCCTCCCTGCCGCCGGCAACGGTCGGGCTGGAGTTCAAGTTCCGCGTCGGTGCCGCCCAGCAGTTCCGCCTCGACCCGAACGGCACGGAAGTCATCGCCCTGCCGTCCACGGGCGTTGCCGGAGCGGCCGGCAAATACCTCGTCGCCGACGCCGATGGCGAGACGGTCTACCTCGTCTGCACGAAGGCTGGCCAGTGGTCGGTCTTCGGCTTCACGGGGACCTGGACCGCCGAAGCCTAA